One segment of Chionomys nivalis chromosome 1, mChiNiv1.1, whole genome shotgun sequence DNA contains the following:
- the LOC130871266 gene encoding guanylate-binding protein 3-like, which produces MGFGEGKFSSCPKYHISLGLGTLVETYVDTINSGTVPCLENAVKTLAEHENSVAVQRAVDHYSEQMAQSVRLPTDTLQELLDVHAACEKEAIAVFMEHSFLDDQWEFQKKLVATVEKRKEAFIQQNEATSLSYCQAELERLSESLMEDISCGAFSVPGGHSLYLEVRKKVEQAYKQVPRKGVKANEVFQNFLKSQITIEDSILQSDKALADGQKAMAAEQAKKEAAEKELELMRQQQTEREQAKEAQMRTLSENMAQLQKKMESERENLLREQERVLDHKIKALKELILDGVEEKYDDLRREIKLKEEEIEGIKHSSIQNILDIASNILTESLPVLFNIGMQILSSYVLG; this is translated from the coding sequence ATGGGTTTCGGGGAGGGAAAATTTTCTAGTTGCCCTAAATATCACATCTCCTTAGGACTGGGGACTCTAGTGGAGACGTATGTGGATACAATAAACAGCGGGACAGTTCCTTGCTTGGAGAATGCAGTGAAAACACTGGCCGAGCATGAGAACTCTGTAGCTGTGCAGAGGGCAGTTGACCACTACAGCGAGCAGATGGCCCAGAGCGTGAGGCTCCCTACAGACACTCTCCAGGAGCTGCTGGATGTGCATGCAGCCTGTGAGAAGGAAGCCATCGCTGTCTTCATGGAGCACTCCTTCTTGGATGACCAGTGGGAGTTCCAGAAGAAGCTTGTGGCTACcgtagagaaaaggaaggaagcattCATACAGCAGAATGAAGCAACATCTCTCAGTTACTGCCAGGCCGAACTGGAGAGGCTTTCGGAGTCACTGATGGAGGACATCTCGTGTGGAGCTTTTTCTGTTCCTGGTGGGCACAGCCTCTACTTAGAAGTCAGGAAAAAGGTTGAGCAGGCCTACAAACAAGTGCCTAGGAAGGGAGTGAAGGCAAATGAGGTGTTCCAGAACTTCCTGAAGTCACAGATAACTATAGAAGATTCCATCTTGCAGTCAGATAAAGCTCTCGCTGATGGGCAGAAAGCCATGGCAGCTGAGCAGGCCAAGAAGGAGGCAGCTGAGAAGGAACTGGAGCTAATGAGGCAGCAACAGACAGAGCGAGAGCAAGCAAAGGAGGCTCAAATGAGAACTTTGTCAGAAAACATGGCCCAGCTGCAGAAGAAGATGGAAAGTGAAAGGGAGAACCTACTGAGAGAGCAGGAGAGGGTACTGGATCACAAGATCAAGGCTCTAAAAGAACTAATTCTTGATGGAGTTGAGGAGAAATATGATGatttaagaagagaaataaagCTAAAAGAAGAAGAGATTGAAGGCATTAAACACAGCTCCATTCAGAATATCCTTGATATTGCTAGCAATATATTAACTGAATCACTTCCTGTGTTATTTAATATAGGGATGCAGATTCTCAGCTCCTATGTCCTAGGTTAA